From one Phycodurus eques isolate BA_2022a chromosome 19, UOR_Pequ_1.1, whole genome shotgun sequence genomic stretch:
- the LOC133417765 gene encoding brain-specific angiogenesis inhibitor 1-associated protein 2-like isoform X3 — MSRTDEVHRITENVYKSIMEQFNPCLRNFVAMGKSYEKALTSVTSAAKGYFDALLRMGEAAGGSRGAEELGEVLFQMAEVHRRIQVQLEEMLKSFHNELLTELEKKVQMDARYLNAALKKYRTEHKSKGESLEKCQNELKKLRRKSQSGKTLDRHGERQTQMAAMTEPGAKTLPGPPQPAALRSSGGPQRLTGVGAAAGDGAERYRRRPESKAAAAPRGEASYSNTLPVRKAAPAKSKTSLASPGTLPRSSSMAAGLERNGRGGGSARVQALFSHAAGDNGTLLSFKQGDLVTLLVPEARDGWHYGENEETRMRGWFPFSYTRVIAEADGDSAGRLPPHTLHPGKSSSTGNLLDRDDAAAAAVANYRSLARARQAHSYAVALPAGFSQAAVEEYDPARFTSSASEVKLISTV, encoded by the exons ATGTCCAGAACCGACGAAGTCCACCGGATCACGGAGAACGTCTACAAG TCCATCATGGAGCAGTTCAACCCGTGCCTGCGGAACTTCGTGGCCATGGGCAAAAGCTACGAGAAGGCGCTGACCA GTGTCACGTCCGCCGCAAAGGGTTACTTCGACGCTCTGCTGCGGATGGGCGAGGCGGCCGGCGGCAGCCGAGGCGCCGAGGAGCTCG GGGAGGTCCTGTTCCAGATGGCCGAAGTGCACAGACGCATCCAGGTCCAGCTGGAGGAGATG CTGAAGTCGTTCCACAACGAGCTGCTGACGGAGCTGGAGAAGAAAGTGCAGATGGACGCTCGCTACCTCAAC GCGGCGCTCAAGAAGTACCGGACGGAGCACAAGAGCAAAGGCGAGAGTCTGGAGAAGTGTCAGAACGAGCTGAAGAAGCTCCGACGCAAAAGTCAGAGCGGCAAAACGCTCGACAGGCACGGCGAGCGGCAAACGCAG ATGGCGGCCATGACGGAGCCCGGCGCCAAAACCCTGCCCGGACCTCCGCAGCCGGCGGCGCTCAGAAGCAGCGGCGGCCCGCAG AGGTTGACGGGAGTCGGCGCCGCGGCCGGCGACGGCGCCGAGCGCTACCGACGGCGGCCCGAGTCCAAAGCGGCGGCCGCGCCCCGGGGCGAGGCGTCGTACTCCAACACGTTGCCCGTACGCAAGGCGGCGCCCGCCAAGAGCAAGACCTCGCTGG CGTCGCCCGGCACCCTGCCCCGCTCCAGCTCGATGGCGGCGGGCCTGGAGAGGAACGGGCGCGGCGGCGGCAGCGCGCGGGTGCAGGCGCTCTTCTCGCACGCGGCCGGCGACAACGGCACGCTGCTGAGCTTCAAGCAAGGCGACCTGGTGACGCTGCTGGTGCCCGAGGCCAGAGACGGCTGGCACTACGGCGAGAACGAGGAGACGCGCAT GCGAGGCTGGTTTCCCTTCTCGTACACACGCGTCATCGCGGAGGCCGACGGAGACTCCGCCGGGCGACTTCCGCCGCACAC CCTCCATCCCGGGAAGAGCAGCAGCACGGGAAACCTCCTGGACAGAGacgacgccgccgccgccgccgtcgccaaCTACCGCAGCCTGGCCCGCGCCAGACAAGCGCACTCCTACGCCGTCGCCTTGCCGGCGGGCTTCTCGCAG
- the LOC133417765 gene encoding brain-specific angiogenesis inhibitor 1-associated protein 2-like isoform X9, whose translation MSRTDEVHRITENVYKSIMEQFNPCLRNFVAMGKSYEKALTSVTSAAKGYFDALLRMGEAAGGSRGAEELGEVLFQMAEVHRRIQVQLEEMLKSFHNELLTELEKKVQMDARYLNAALKKYRTEHKSKGESLEKCQNELKKLRRKSQSGKTLDRHGERQTQQMAAMTEPGAKTLPGPPQPAALRSSGGPQRLTGVGAAAGDGAERYRRRPESKAAAAPRGEASYSNTLPVRKAAPAKSKTSLASPGTLPRSSSMAAGLERNGRGGGSARVQALFSHAAGDNGTLLSFKQGDLVTLLVPEARDGWHYGENEETRMRGWFPFSYTRVIAEADGDSAGRLPPHTVIYV comes from the exons ATGTCCAGAACCGACGAAGTCCACCGGATCACGGAGAACGTCTACAAG TCCATCATGGAGCAGTTCAACCCGTGCCTGCGGAACTTCGTGGCCATGGGCAAAAGCTACGAGAAGGCGCTGACCA GTGTCACGTCCGCCGCAAAGGGTTACTTCGACGCTCTGCTGCGGATGGGCGAGGCGGCCGGCGGCAGCCGAGGCGCCGAGGAGCTCG GGGAGGTCCTGTTCCAGATGGCCGAAGTGCACAGACGCATCCAGGTCCAGCTGGAGGAGATG CTGAAGTCGTTCCACAACGAGCTGCTGACGGAGCTGGAGAAGAAAGTGCAGATGGACGCTCGCTACCTCAAC GCGGCGCTCAAGAAGTACCGGACGGAGCACAAGAGCAAAGGCGAGAGTCTGGAGAAGTGTCAGAACGAGCTGAAGAAGCTCCGACGCAAAAGTCAGAGCGGCAAAACGCTCGACAGGCACGGCGAGCGGCAAACGCAG CAGATGGCGGCCATGACGGAGCCCGGCGCCAAAACCCTGCCCGGACCTCCGCAGCCGGCGGCGCTCAGAAGCAGCGGCGGCCCGCAG AGGTTGACGGGAGTCGGCGCCGCGGCCGGCGACGGCGCCGAGCGCTACCGACGGCGGCCCGAGTCCAAAGCGGCGGCCGCGCCCCGGGGCGAGGCGTCGTACTCCAACACGTTGCCCGTACGCAAGGCGGCGCCCGCCAAGAGCAAGACCTCGCTGG CGTCGCCCGGCACCCTGCCCCGCTCCAGCTCGATGGCGGCGGGCCTGGAGAGGAACGGGCGCGGCGGCGGCAGCGCGCGGGTGCAGGCGCTCTTCTCGCACGCGGCCGGCGACAACGGCACGCTGCTGAGCTTCAAGCAAGGCGACCTGGTGACGCTGCTGGTGCCCGAGGCCAGAGACGGCTGGCACTACGGCGAGAACGAGGAGACGCGCAT GCGAGGCTGGTTTCCCTTCTCGTACACACGCGTCATCGCGGAGGCCGACGGAGACTCCGCCGGGCGACTTCCGCCGCACAC CGTCATATACGTGTGA